Genomic window (Candidatus Binatia bacterium):
TGGGCATGTTCCGGACGGGCGGCGCGGGGGCGCGCGGCGTGAGCGCCTTCCTCATCGAGCCGAGCCTCGCGGGCGTCACCGTCGAGCGCGTGACCGACAAGCTCGGCATCCGCACGAGCAACACGTGCGACCTCGCGTTCGACGACGTCACTCTCGGCGCGGACGCGCTGCTGGGTGCGGAGGGCGCGGGATTCGGCAACGCGATGACCGCGCTGACGGCGGGGCGCATCGGCATCGCTTCGCAGGCGATCGGAATCCTGGCTGCGTGCCTGGATGAATCCGTGAAGTTTGCCAAGGAGCGGGTGGCGTTCGGCAAGCCGATCGGCGCGTTCGAGGGCGTCTCGTTCAAGATCGCTCAGATGGCGATGGACCTCGACGCGGCACGGATGCTCACCTATCGGGCGGCGGCCCTGGCCGACGCCGGCGAGCCGTTCGCGCTGGCGGCCAGTAAGGCCAAGCTGTTTGCTTCGACCGCCGCGCGCAAGCACTCCGCGGAGGCCGTGCAGATTCATGGAGGATACGGGTACACCAGCGAATTTCCGGTCGAGAGGCACTATCGCGACGCGAAGATCACCGAAATCTACGAGGGTACTTCGGAGATTCAGCAGTTGATCATCGCGCGTTCTCTGCTGGGGCGGCTCGACTAAACTCGCAAGGAGCGCGGGCCGAACTCCAGCGAACTGTCGGGCCGCAATGAATCTGCTGGAGCATCAGGGCAAGGAGCTTTTCAAGCGCGCGGGCATCGCCGTCCCGCGCGCTCATCATG
Coding sequences:
- a CDS encoding acyl-CoA dehydrogenase family protein — its product is MIAETRAQFELTDEQRAVGALAAELAQREIAPFVAEWDRGHVFPRELYVKLTHSGLMGILVPEEYGGAGAGYVSYALAIEELARVDAGTAVTVSVHSMICSAILKLGTPAQRERWLRPLASENVIAGFALTESDAGSDAAALRATARRTDNGYVLNGRKQWCSTGSYAGVVMGMFRTGGAGARGVSAFLIEPSLAGVTVERVTDKLGIRTSNTCDLAFDDVTLGADALLGAEGAGFGNAMTALTAGRIGIASQAIGILAACLDESVKFAKERVAFGKPIGAFEGVSFKIAQMAMDLDAARMLTYRAAALADAGEPFALAASKAKLFASTAARKHSAEAVQIHGGYGYTSEFPVERHYRDAKITEIYEGTSEIQQLIIARSLLGRLD